The following are from one region of the Parcubacteria group bacterium genome:
- a CDS encoding pyrimidine/purine nucleoside phosphorylase, translating into MKHNSYANGGLQNIEFSNNGFDKSVGVVEPGKYTFTPDREETIQCLTGLLEINNEQCIPGQEIVVKQGAPFTIVAKETSSYICLYQ; encoded by the coding sequence ATGAAACACAACAGCTACGCAAACGGCGGTCTTCAAAACATTGAGTTTAGTAACAATGGTTTCGATAAATCGGTCGGAGTTGTCGAGCCTGGCAAATACACCTTTACGCCTGATCGTGAAGAAACAATCCAGTGCTTAACGGGATTACTGGAAATCAATAATGAGCAATGCATACCAGGTCAAGAGATTGTAGTCAAGCAAGGTGCGCCATTTACTATTGTAGCAAAAGAAACCTCTAGCTATATTTGTCTGTATCAATAA
- a CDS encoding methyltransferase domain-containing protein encodes MDKKEKENKTDTTVETYNNIVKEYIEYFKTKDLGENVQFQKEIDYIVSELKENAVILDAGTATGEYPKYLTEKCSKKFRVVGIDAAKNMIEVAKNNARKAEFQVMDIRNLEFSKELFDVIICFATLTHVDDNECLKILNQFDRILKKNGLIAINVLELKNNNKEIFGKEPFNPEYKTYFNRYSKDFFRDYFSNKGYAILKFIDNPLLNPEKFNGELADDNQFSIIVRKNK; translated from the coding sequence ATGGACAAAAAAGAAAAAGAAAATAAAACAGATACGACCGTTGAAACTTATAATAATATCGTGAAGGAGTATATTGAGTATTTTAAGACCAAAGATCTGGGAGAGAATGTTCAATTTCAAAAAGAAATAGATTATATAGTTTCAGAATTAAAAGAAAATGCTGTGATCCTAGATGCAGGAACAGCCACGGGAGAATATCCTAAATATCTAACTGAGAAATGTTCAAAGAAATTTAGAGTTGTTGGAATCGATGCGGCAAAGAATATGATAGAAGTCGCAAAAAACAATGCACGCAAAGCAGAGTTTCAGGTAATGGATATTAGAAATTTAGAGTTTTCAAAGGAACTGTTTGATGTGATAATTTGTTTTGCTACGTTAACCCATGTTGATGATAATGAATGCTTGAAAATTCTAAATCAATTCGATCGTATACTGAAAAAGAATGGATTAATTGCAATAAATGTTTTGGAGTTAAAAAATAATAACAAAGAGATTTTTGGAAAAGAACCATTTAATCCAGAATACAAAACATACTTTAATAGGTATAGTAAAGATTTTTTCAGGGATTATTTTTCAAATAAAGGATATGCAATCCTGAAGTTCATTGATAATCCGCTGCTTAATCCAGAAAAATTT